A window of the Polypterus senegalus isolate Bchr_013 chromosome 4, ASM1683550v1, whole genome shotgun sequence genome harbors these coding sequences:
- the LOC120528492 gene encoding gastrula zinc finger protein XlCGF49.1-like produces the protein MKTSARGPENLTPAFLQCNSLPASGLTQTEAITTDRQQVEKKVQIHTGKKCCLECGKQFTHTGDLNKHMKIHTGERPYCCHECGKSFSTSSSLQRHRRIHIAEKPHCCSECDKSFSRIRHLQSHRSIHTGKSPHCCSECGKSFSCKSNLQIHRRSHTGEKPHCCNECGKSFTSKSNLQIHRRIHTGEKPHCCSECGKSFSCKGNLQTHRRIHTRE, from the coding sequence ATGAAGACATCAGCAAGAGGACCAGAGAACCTGACACCAGCCTTTTTGCAGTGCAATTCTCTCCCTGCTTCTGGATTAACACAGACAGAAGCCATCACAACTGATCGACAGCAAGTggagaaaaaagttcaaattcacactggaaaaaaatgttgtttggaatgtggcaaacaattcacacacacaGGTGATCTTAATAAGCATATgaagattcacactggagaaagaCCATATTGTTGTCatgaatgtggtaagtcgttctcaaCGAGTAGCAGTCTGcagaggcacagaagaatccacataGCAGAAAAACCTcactgctgttcagaatgtgatAAGTCTTTCTCACGTATAAGGCATCTTCAGAGTCACAGAAGTATCCACACAGGAAAAAGtcctcattgctgttcagaatgtggtaagtcattcTCATGCAAAAGCAATCTTCAGATCCACAGAAGaagccacacaggagaaaaacctcattgttgtaatgaatgtggtaagtcATTCACAAGCAAAAGCAATCTTCAGatccacagaagaatccacacaggagaaaaacctcattgctgttcagagtGTGGTAAGTCATTCTCATGCAAAGGCAATCTTCAGACCCACAGAAGAATTCACACAAGAGAataa